The Clostridium sp. AWRP genome has a window encoding:
- a CDS encoding LysR family transcriptional regulator, with protein sequence MDIKQLKYFLTIAKEGKITSAAKKLNMAQPPLSYHLKLLEEELGVKLMDRGSHKIHLTSAGEILANRAEQILKLVSFTAKELKDFKEGAKGTLSIGTVSSSGATLLPERIKIFHKEYPEVNFNVWEGNTFRILEILNSGLIEVGIVRTPFNTEGLEITALPKEPMTVVFNKVCDLFEDRESVKLKDLKGRPLIIYRRFEKLIFECCNKEGFVPNIICNTEDARTALVWAESGIGMAIVPKTSIDVVKNVDLKRKKIDEVDLETSIAAICVKNRYMSSVARNFLRIFSMKK encoded by the coding sequence ATGGATATTAAGCAGCTGAAGTATTTTCTGACTATTGCTAAAGAAGGTAAAATAACTAGTGCAGCTAAAAAGTTAAATATGGCGCAGCCACCTTTAAGTTATCACTTAAAGCTTTTAGAAGAAGAATTAGGTGTTAAGCTTATGGACAGGGGAAGTCATAAGATACATTTAACAAGTGCAGGAGAGATACTTGCAAATAGAGCTGAACAAATACTTAAATTAGTAAGTTTTACTGCAAAGGAATTAAAGGATTTTAAAGAAGGAGCAAAGGGAACGCTTTCCATTGGAACGGTATCTTCTTCAGGTGCTACATTGCTACCAGAAAGAATAAAGATTTTTCATAAAGAATATCCAGAGGTAAATTTTAACGTATGGGAAGGAAATACCTTTAGAATATTAGAAATATTAAACAGTGGATTGATAGAAGTTGGTATTGTAAGAACCCCTTTTAATACGGAAGGACTTGAAATAACTGCGCTGCCTAAAGAGCCTATGACTGTTGTATTTAACAAGGTGTGTGATTTGTTTGAAGATAGAGAAAGTGTTAAATTAAAGGACTTGAAAGGTAGACCTTTAATTATATACAGAAGATTTGAAAAGTTGATATTTGAGTGCTGCAATAAAGAAGGTTTTGTACCTAATATAATTTGTAACACTGAAGATGCAAGAACAGCACTTGTATGGGCAGAATCAGGCATTGGAATGGCCATTGTCCCAAAAACATCTATTGATGTGGTTAAAAATGTAGATTTGAAAAGAAAAAAGATAGATGAAGTTGATTTGGAAACTAGTATAGCTGCTATATGTGTGAAGAATAGATATATGTCATCAGTAGCTAGAAATTTTTTGCGTATTTTTTCTATGAAAAAATAG
- a CDS encoding DUF2953 domain-containing protein, with translation MLISNVTYRGKSTFEENNIIYNFEICLFFNIISIILKGSNSDSHLSARILFFTKKLNTNSKKDKIQDESTYKFSHIIQGIKKLYECKNSIIKIISITKPKYVKIEGNYGFDDPCMTGMLCGVFNVIYSFFPKNSIRVSPDFFNEVFNLHLEVSGKCRIVLLAITLFKAFHISCIKKEISY, from the coding sequence TTGTTGATAAGTAATGTAACATATAGGGGAAAGTCTACTTTTGAAGAAAATAATATAATATATAATTTTGAAATTTGTTTATTTTTTAATATTATTTCTATAATATTAAAAGGGAGTAATAGTGATAGCCATTTATCTGCAAGAATATTGTTTTTTACTAAAAAGTTAAATACAAATTCTAAAAAAGACAAGATACAGGATGAATCAACTTATAAATTCTCTCATATCATACAGGGTATTAAAAAGCTTTATGAGTGTAAGAATTCTATAATAAAGATTATTTCTATAACAAAGCCTAAGTATGTTAAGATAGAAGGTAATTATGGATTTGATGATCCTTGTATGACGGGTATGTTGTGTGGGGTTTTTAATGTAATTTATTCGTTTTTCCCCAAAAATTCTATAAGAGTAAGCCCGGATTTTTTTAATGAAGTTTTTAATTTGCATTTAGAAGTTAGTGGAAAATGTAGAATAGTATTGCTTGCAATTACACTATTTAAAGCATTTCACATATCATGTATTAAAAAAGAAATAAGCTATTAA
- a CDS encoding spore germination protein GerW family protein — translation MDIKENTEVLFSKLENFFKTETVVGKPIQVGDITLVPFITVTFGCGTGGGEGTDPKSNQEGGGSGIGAGAKITPNAVLVIKGDTIQMLPIGDKNNLSKLMELVPNIVSKLKKKNEKKENI, via the coding sequence ATGGATATTAAAGAAAATACAGAAGTTTTATTTTCAAAATTGGAAAACTTTTTTAAAACAGAAACTGTTGTAGGTAAACCAATACAGGTAGGAGATATAACTCTTGTACCGTTTATAACAGTTACCTTTGGATGTGGAACCGGTGGTGGAGAGGGAACAGACCCAAAAAGTAATCAGGAAGGTGGAGGTTCAGGTATTGGTGCAGGAGCTAAAATAACTCCAAATGCAGTACTTGTAATAAAAGGAGATACAATTCAAATGCTGCCTATAGGTGATAAAAATAACCTTAGTAAACTTATGGAATTGGTACCTAACATAGTTAGCAAGTTGAAAAAGAAAAATGAAAAAAAGGAAAACATATAG
- a CDS encoding Cof-type HAD-IIB family hydrolase, with product MYKLVAADMDGTLLNEKHVLNKKTIDTIQKIKKLGVKLVLVSGRGFNKLKYFENELNIRDFAICLNGVNLYKDRKLISGEYMEDDMICDVLHISEGEGKDVYPILFGDDEKVYVDKIIENYSSIEPYIGEAKAVGELTKFCRHNKIYKITVFGEHEKLVKVENEVRNKFKYNINAYFSLPQYLEIFSSKVNKGKMLQKVAEYCNIKREEIIAIGDWDNDIPMLKYAGLGIAMDNGSKATKEAADYITKSNVEDGVAHALEKFILNA from the coding sequence ATGTACAAGTTAGTTGCAGCAGATATGGATGGAACTCTGTTAAATGAAAAACATGTTTTAAACAAGAAAACTATAGATACTATACAGAAAATAAAAAAATTAGGGGTAAAGTTAGTTTTGGTTTCTGGTAGAGGATTCAATAAATTAAAATACTTTGAAAATGAATTGAATATACGTGACTTTGCCATATGCTTAAATGGAGTAAATTTATATAAAGATAGGAAATTAATTTCTGGAGAGTATATGGAGGATGACATGATCTGTGATGTCCTGCACATTTCTGAAGGAGAAGGAAAAGATGTATATCCTATATTATTTGGGGATGATGAAAAAGTTTATGTAGACAAAATAATTGAAAATTATTCATCTATTGAACCCTATATAGGAGAAGCAAAGGCTGTAGGAGAATTGACTAAATTTTGTAGACACAATAAAATTTATAAAATAACGGTTTTTGGGGAACATGAAAAACTTGTAAAAGTGGAAAATGAAGTTCGAAATAAATTTAAGTATAATATAAATGCTTATTTTTCATTACCACAATATCTTGAAATATTTAGTAGTAAAGTTAATAAGGGAAAGATGTTACAAAAGGTTGCAGAGTATTGTAATATAAAAAGAGAAGAAATAATAGCTATTGGAGACTGGGATAATGACATACCTATGCTGAAATATGCAGGACTTGGTATAGCTATGGATAATGGATCTAAAGCTACAAAAGAAGCAGCAGATTATATAACTAAAAGTAATGTGGAAGACGGGGTAGCCCATGCTCTAGAAAAATTTATATTAAATGCTTAA
- a CDS encoding YhgE/Pip domain-containing protein, with amino-acid sequence MKNIINIYVTDIINIFTNWVALIVVIALMILPALYAWFNIKSLWNPYENTSGISVALVNKDKGVKFNGSNINIGNSLVKNLKKNESMGWKFINENDAANGVKYGNYYASITIPEDFSLKISSLLKSNPQKADLIYSVNEKLNAVAPKITEAGVTKIQQQITTTFVQTVDESIFSVFNRLGIDLTNSKPILQEFISIIFDIDSKIPEINQNVENVYNQASNLNDFISKIQNELPLIENTINTALNVASSGEVFLTKARDSMTNLSPFIKSELTSIRNLNKILEGLIDESITLINTDSKSAKTILATVRDHYTSSISRINNIIDILNSLNKQNNAVLSNFISTLNNIKNMMQNRIENINSLITAIDNGEKISLDALGNLKQGAASITVFLDNIINDYDTSLAPTIDNIMKSSIQVANNTLKILKDAKGDLPKAQNILKNAFSDTKIALKDIDNIKKVLPGVENTIHNIALKLKNLDEDAKLNELIKILGLNAKKEGDFIANPVNIKMNKIFSIPNYGSAMSPFFTTLSLWVGDLILVSMLSTEVKNTKIKNIKLNQIFLGRYLTFATISIFQALIVTLGDLFILKTYVANKYMFVLFAIFISIIFTMIIYTLVSVLGNVGKALVMILLVLQISASGGTFPIQVTPKFFQIINPLLPFTHAVAGMRETVGGIISSLLLKDALILLVYFFIFLITGLIWKKVFKNMVGKFFKKFNKSGLSNE; translated from the coding sequence ATGAAAAATATAATAAACATATATGTAACAGATATAATAAATATATTTACAAATTGGGTAGCTTTAATAGTAGTAATAGCACTTATGATACTTCCTGCACTTTACGCTTGGTTTAATATAAAATCATTATGGAATCCTTATGAGAACACCAGTGGAATATCTGTAGCATTAGTAAATAAGGACAAAGGCGTAAAATTTAATGGCAGTAATATAAATATAGGTAATAGCTTAGTAAAAAATTTAAAGAAAAATGAAAGCATGGGATGGAAATTCATAAATGAAAATGATGCAGCTAATGGAGTAAAATATGGCAACTACTACGCTAGTATTACAATACCTGAAGATTTTTCTCTTAAAATAAGTTCTCTTTTAAAATCAAATCCACAAAAAGCAGATTTGATTTATTCAGTTAATGAAAAATTAAACGCAGTAGCTCCAAAAATAACTGAAGCAGGAGTTACAAAAATACAGCAGCAGATAACTACAACCTTTGTACAAACCGTAGATGAATCAATATTTAGCGTATTTAATAGGCTAGGAATAGATCTTACAAACAGTAAACCTATACTACAAGAATTTATAAGTATAATATTTGACATTGATAGTAAAATACCTGAAATAAATCAAAATGTAGAAAATGTTTATAACCAGGCTTCTAATTTAAATGATTTTATCAGTAAAATTCAAAATGAACTTCCCCTAATTGAAAATACTATAAATACAGCTTTAAATGTGGCATCAAGTGGAGAAGTTTTTCTTACAAAAGCAAGAGATTCAATGACTAATCTATCTCCTTTTATTAAATCTGAACTTACATCTATACGGAATCTTAACAAAATTCTAGAAGGGCTTATTGATGAGTCCATAACCCTCATAAATACAGATTCCAAATCAGCTAAAACAATACTAGCAACTGTACGAGATCATTATACATCAAGTATTTCAAGAATTAATAATATAATAGACATTTTAAATTCTTTAAATAAACAAAATAATGCGGTATTATCAAATTTTATATCAACACTAAACAATATAAAAAATATGATGCAAAATCGTATTGAAAACATAAATTCACTAATAACTGCTATAGACAATGGAGAAAAAATTTCACTAGATGCCCTCGGCAATTTAAAACAAGGTGCTGCTTCCATCACAGTTTTTTTAGATAACATTATAAATGACTATGATACATCTTTAGCTCCTACCATAGACAACATAATGAAATCTTCTATCCAGGTAGCAAATAATACTTTGAAAATACTAAAAGATGCTAAAGGTGACCTTCCAAAAGCACAAAACATATTGAAAAATGCATTTAGTGATACAAAAATAGCATTAAAAGATATAGATAATATTAAAAAAGTACTCCCTGGAGTGGAAAACACAATTCATAACATTGCTTTAAAACTGAAAAATCTAGATGAGGATGCCAAATTGAACGAACTCATAAAAATACTTGGTCTAAACGCAAAAAAAGAAGGAGATTTCATAGCAAATCCTGTTAATATAAAAATGAATAAAATTTTTTCTATACCAAACTACGGTTCAGCTATGTCACCTTTTTTCACAACGCTGTCTCTGTGGGTAGGAGACCTTATTCTTGTTTCAATGCTTTCTACGGAAGTTAAAAACACAAAAATTAAAAATATAAAACTCAACCAAATCTTTCTTGGAAGATATCTTACTTTTGCAACTATATCAATTTTTCAAGCTTTAATAGTGACTTTAGGAGATTTATTTATATTGAAAACCTACGTAGCAAACAAATATATGTTTGTACTTTTTGCAATATTTATAAGTATTATATTTACCATGATAATCTATACTCTTGTATCTGTACTTGGAAATGTAGGAAAAGCTCTTGTAATGATACTTCTGGTACTGCAAATTTCAGCATCTGGTGGTACTTTTCCAATACAGGTGACTCCCAAATTTTTTCAAATAATAAATCCTCTTCTACCCTTTACCCATGCTGTAGCAGGCATGAGAGAAACTGTAGGCGGTATTATTTCTAGCTTATTACTAAAAGACGCTTTAATACTCCTTGTATATTTCTTTATATTTTTAATTACAGGACTTATATGGAAAAAAGTATTTAAAAATATGGTAGGGAAATTTTTTAAGAAGTTTAATAAAAGTGGTCTTTCAAATGAATAA
- a CDS encoding aminotransferase class V-fold PLP-dependent enzyme: MSYDKTNHNYRELITGVDTKIPLKNGKLVTAINFDNAATTPPFNYVMEKVVSFLPYYSSIHRGTGFKSKLSSEIYETSRQLICNFVHCDSEKNTVIYVKNTTEAINKLSYIFNYLYKDAVILATRMEHHSNDLPWRNKFKVDYLEVDETGKLILSDLRRKLKKHDGRVKLVCVTGASNVTGYKNPIYKIAKIAHNYGSEILVDGAQLVPHYPIYMKQYYKDESIDYLAFSAHKMYAPFGIGVLIGPKKTFCSVSPEYSGGGAIKLVTDNSVIWNDPPEKNEAGTPNVLGVVALTASIEMLNKLGINNIDKSEMEIYNYALNKIISLPNITLYCDPNPNCDKVAILPFNIKGLYHGITARLLSDLSGISVRSGCFCAQPYVQRLLKLSRKDITYLKHNYNDISHPGLVRLSFGLYNTYSEVDILIDTLKEIIKNKA, encoded by the coding sequence ATGTCCTATGATAAAACAAATCATAATTATAGAGAATTAATAACCGGTGTAGATACAAAAATACCTTTAAAAAATGGAAAGCTAGTAACTGCTATAAATTTTGATAATGCAGCTACTACACCTCCTTTTAATTATGTTATGGAAAAGGTAGTTAGTTTTTTACCCTATTATTCTTCTATTCATCGAGGAACCGGTTTTAAATCTAAATTATCCTCTGAAATCTATGAAACATCTCGACAACTTATATGTAACTTTGTTCACTGCGATTCCGAAAAAAATACAGTAATCTATGTAAAAAACACTACTGAAGCTATTAATAAATTATCTTATATTTTTAATTATCTATATAAAGATGCTGTTATATTAGCTACTAGAATGGAACATCATTCTAATGATTTACCCTGGAGGAACAAATTTAAAGTAGATTATTTGGAGGTAGATGAAACCGGTAAACTAATTCTTTCAGATTTAAGACGCAAATTAAAAAAGCATGATGGCAGAGTTAAGTTGGTATGTGTAACTGGTGCTTCTAATGTAACAGGATACAAAAACCCTATATATAAAATTGCAAAAATTGCCCACAATTATGGATCAGAAATTCTAGTAGATGGTGCACAACTTGTACCTCATTATCCTATATACATGAAGCAGTATTATAAAGACGAATCTATTGACTATTTAGCCTTCTCAGCACACAAAATGTATGCACCCTTTGGCATAGGCGTATTGATAGGCCCCAAGAAGACTTTCTGTAGTGTATCACCTGAATATAGCGGAGGAGGTGCTATAAAATTAGTTACAGATAACAGCGTAATATGGAATGATCCACCTGAAAAAAATGAAGCTGGTACTCCAAACGTACTTGGTGTAGTTGCCCTAACTGCTTCTATTGAAATGTTAAACAAATTGGGAATAAACAATATAGACAAAAGTGAAATGGAAATATATAACTACGCTTTAAACAAAATCATTAGTCTTCCAAACATCACTTTATACTGTGACCCAAATCCAAATTGCGATAAAGTTGCAATACTTCCTTTTAACATAAAAGGACTTTATCACGGTATTACAGCAAGACTTCTTTCAGATTTATCTGGTATTTCAGTCAGAAGTGGATGCTTTTGTGCTCAACCCTACGTACAAAGACTTCTTAAGCTTTCTCGTAAAGATATAACCTATTTAAAACACAATTACAATGATATTTCTCATCCTGGTCTAGTCCGATTGAGCTTTGGTTTATACAATACTTATAGTGAAGTAGATATTTTAATTGACACCTTAAAGGAAATAATTAAAAACAAAGCTTAA
- a CDS encoding DUF1634 domain-containing protein: MQQQNSTIEKNEKSAEEIELIISTFLRVGVILSSIVILAGLLMFLISGHSGYAGNYYPTKPIDILKGCKYFKPYAIMLLGLLILMAIPVLRVAVSILVFFKEGDYLYVKITSLVLVILLCSILIGKIG, encoded by the coding sequence ATGCAACAGCAGAATAGTACTATTGAAAAGAACGAAAAAAGTGCAGAAGAAATAGAACTTATAATAAGTACATTTTTAAGAGTAGGTGTCATATTAAGTTCAATTGTAATATTAGCAGGTCTTTTAATGTTTTTAATATCTGGTCACAGTGGCTACGCTGGAAATTATTATCCAACTAAACCTATTGACATATTAAAAGGTTGTAAATATTTTAAGCCTTATGCAATCATGCTGCTCGGTCTTTTGATTTTAATGGCAATACCTGTACTCAGAGTAGCAGTATCCATACTAGTATTTTTTAAAGAAGGGGACTACCTATATGTAAAAATTACTTCTTTGGTACTTGTGATACTTTTATGCAGTATTCTCATTGGAAAAATAGGCTAA
- a CDS encoding lecithin retinol acyltransferase family protein: MKNHFFIKLVSIFIIIAISFLGYKIYTLNNKTATIYKYSEIQIPLKNRIIWDDTSIKSISVKSKNNETMDTYIFPSVDGKTLFINPPIDGFYEDDKICVTLSPNLHFKNYKMTEEKKLYFQVKSGNDITLSKVHKEPQYGDIIGTEDTFMGYQYTHYGIYVGNNKVIHYCSTTGNSKDAKIKETDISPYFRKGHYFILNIKGNSLFGSKETIKRAEMREGEKSYNLLQNNCEHFVIWAKTGYSRSYQIDSLSQEKLAQLKIFTAMGINLQ, translated from the coding sequence ATGAAAAATCATTTTTTTATAAAATTAGTATCTATATTTATAATAATTGCAATTAGTTTTTTAGGATATAAAATTTATACTTTAAATAATAAAACTGCAACTATTTATAAATACAGTGAAATTCAAATACCTTTAAAAAATAGAATTATATGGGATGATACTTCTATAAAAAGTATCTCTGTAAAAAGTAAAAACAATGAAACTATGGATACCTATATTTTTCCGTCTGTGGATGGTAAAACTCTTTTTATAAATCCACCTATAGATGGTTTTTACGAGGATGATAAAATTTGTGTTACCCTATCTCCTAACTTACATTTTAAAAATTATAAAATGACGGAAGAAAAGAAGTTATATTTTCAGGTGAAAAGCGGAAATGATATTACCTTGTCCAAGGTACATAAGGAGCCTCAATATGGAGATATAATAGGCACTGAAGATACCTTTATGGGATATCAATATACACATTATGGAATATATGTAGGTAATAATAAAGTTATTCATTACTGTAGTACTACGGGTAACTCTAAAGATGCCAAGATAAAGGAAACAGACATATCCCCTTATTTTAGAAAAGGACACTACTTTATTTTAAACATAAAAGGTAATTCACTATTTGGTTCAAAAGAAACCATCAAAAGAGCAGAGATGCGAGAGGGTGAAAAAAGTTATAATTTATTACAAAATAACTGTGAACATTTTGTAATTTGGGCTAAAACAGGTTATTCAAGATCCTACCAGATAGACAGCCTGTCCCAAGAAAAATTAGCCCAACTCAAAATATTCACAGCCATGGGTATAAACTTACAGTAA
- a CDS encoding sulfite exporter TauE/SafE family protein yields MSILTLEILSVSVIAGIAGSILGLGGGTVITPALTLLFGIDIKYAIGASLISVIATSSGAAVAYIKDKITNLRVGMFLEIATTIGAVTGAFLGGIINPKYLYFLFGLLLLYSALAMAKKGKSELPQGVQTHPLAKKLKLNGEYYDKIVGETVCYNVANVPSGFGVMYGAGIISGLLGIGSGSFKVMAMDLFMKLPLKVSSATSNFMMGVTAAASAGVYLLRGSIDPKISAPVALGVLAGATIGTRIMQNMKSKTIRKIFVPFLIYISVEMVLKGFGGR; encoded by the coding sequence TTGTCAATATTAACATTAGAAATTCTCAGTGTATCCGTTATTGCAGGCATAGCAGGATCTATACTGGGCCTTGGAGGTGGAACAGTAATTACTCCAGCACTTACTCTTTTATTTGGAATAGATATAAAATATGCTATAGGTGCCAGCTTAATATCTGTTATTGCTACTTCAAGTGGAGCCGCTGTAGCTTATATAAAGGATAAAATAACAAATTTAAGAGTTGGTATGTTTCTTGAAATAGCCACAACTATAGGTGCTGTAACCGGTGCCTTTCTTGGAGGAATCATAAATCCAAAGTATCTTTACTTTCTATTTGGATTACTTCTTCTATATTCCGCACTAGCTATGGCCAAAAAAGGCAAAAGTGAACTGCCTCAGGGTGTACAAACTCATCCTCTTGCAAAAAAACTTAAACTAAATGGTGAGTACTATGACAAAATTGTAGGCGAAACCGTATGCTACAACGTAGCTAATGTACCCAGTGGATTTGGAGTAATGTATGGTGCTGGTATCATCTCCGGACTTCTTGGAATTGGAAGTGGTAGTTTTAAGGTCATGGCTATGGACTTATTTATGAAATTGCCTTTAAAAGTGTCCAGTGCCACCAGCAATTTTATGATGGGCGTTACTGCTGCTGCCAGTGCAGGTGTTTACCTTTTAAGAGGCAGCATAGATCCTAAAATTTCTGCTCCCGTTGCTCTAGGTGTACTAGCAGGGGCAACTATAGGCACTCGAATTATGCAAAATATGAAAAGCAAAACCATAAGAAAGATATTCGTACCTTTTCTTATTTATATATCTGTAGAAATGGTTTTAAAGGGATTTGGGGGTAGATAA
- the aspD gene encoding aspartate 4-decarboxylase, with the protein MYADKNIQLLELERIYGKISPFELKNKLINLAKDQKVKSAHTLLDAGRGNPNWIATSPREAFFAFGQFALEESRRIWNEKNLGGMPEKQNIHIRFYNYIETHKTCPGIDILKKFIDYGINSQGFNAEDWIYELTDGIIGDNYPDPNRILTHVEKIVTQYLSKEIYNLQEFNSKLKLFAVEGATAAICYIFDSLIANELLEKGDKVAIMTPIFTPYLEIPIIPRYNFNLVKIMASENSEKGSSPWQYPKSELKKLGDITIKALFLVNPSNPPSEAMEPESIKYLIDTIKDSNPNLMIISDDVYGTFPDSFNSIVSALPYNCIGVYSFSKYFGVTGWRLGTIAIHENNVFDKLLKELPEDKKSTIKKRYESISTDPMEINFIDRIAADSRQVALHHTAGLSTPQQVQMTFFAIFSLLDTKNEYKNLIKRICKRRKKLLFKSLKINMPEDPYDANYYAEFDLLKWANVHYGKAFGDYLDMSYEPIDILFKLAEKSSIVLLGGSGFYASKWSVRISLANLNDSAYSKIGNVLHNILQEYKDTWENSK; encoded by the coding sequence ATGTATGCGGATAAAAATATTCAACTACTAGAACTAGAGCGCATTTATGGTAAAATAAGTCCTTTTGAATTAAAAAACAAACTAATTAATCTTGCTAAAGATCAGAAGGTAAAAAGTGCACATACTCTTTTAGATGCAGGAAGAGGGAATCCTAACTGGATAGCCACTTCTCCCCGAGAAGCCTTTTTTGCTTTTGGACAATTTGCATTAGAAGAATCACGGCGAATATGGAATGAAAAGAACTTAGGCGGAATGCCTGAAAAACAAAATATACATATACGCTTTTATAACTATATTGAAACTCACAAAACTTGTCCAGGCATAGATATATTAAAAAAATTCATAGACTACGGTATAAATTCTCAAGGATTCAATGCAGAAGATTGGATTTATGAACTAACAGATGGAATTATAGGTGATAACTACCCAGACCCAAACAGAATATTAACCCATGTAGAAAAGATAGTAACCCAGTATTTAAGTAAGGAAATATATAATTTACAGGAGTTCAATTCTAAGTTAAAATTATTTGCCGTAGAAGGTGCTACTGCTGCCATATGCTATATATTTGATTCATTAATTGCCAATGAACTTCTTGAAAAAGGCGATAAAGTAGCAATTATGACTCCTATCTTTACTCCCTATTTAGAAATTCCAATTATTCCAAGATATAATTTTAATTTAGTTAAGATAATGGCCTCTGAAAATTCCGAAAAAGGAAGTAGTCCATGGCAGTATCCAAAATCAGAACTAAAAAAACTAGGTGACATAACTATCAAAGCTTTATTTTTAGTAAATCCAAGCAATCCACCTTCAGAAGCCATGGAACCTGAATCCATTAAGTATCTTATAGACACTATTAAAGATTCTAATCCAAATTTAATGATTATATCAGATGACGTATATGGTACTTTTCCAGACAGCTTTAATTCCATAGTATCAGCTCTCCCCTACAATTGCATAGGAGTTTATTCATTTTCAAAGTATTTTGGTGTAACAGGCTGGAGACTTGGAACTATAGCGATCCATGAAAATAATGTATTTGATAAGCTTTTAAAAGAGCTGCCAGAAGATAAAAAAAGTACTATAAAAAAACGTTATGAATCCATTTCAACCGATCCAATGGAAATTAATTTTATAGATAGAATTGCAGCAGACAGCCGTCAGGTAGCACTTCACCATACTGCAGGTTTGTCAACGCCCCAGCAGGTCCAAATGACCTTTTTTGCAATATTCTCCCTGTTGGATACTAAAAATGAATACAAAAACCTGATAAAGAGAATATGTAAAAGGCGAAAAAAGCTACTATTTAAAAGCCTTAAAATAAATATGCCAGAAGATCCTTATGATGCAAACTACTATGCAGAATTTGACCTATTAAAATGGGCAAATGTTCATTACGGAAAAGCCTTTGGGGATTATTTAGACATGAGCTACGAACCAATAGATATACTCTTTAAATTAGCCGAAAAATCTTCTATTGTATTATTAGGAGGCTCTGGATTCTATGCCTCTAAATGGTCTGTGAGAATTTCACTTGCAAATTTAAATGACAGTGCCTATTCTAAAATAGGAAATGTGCTCCATAACATTTTACAGGAATATAAAGACACTTGGGAAAACAGCAAATAA